A window of Amycolatopsis australiensis contains these coding sequences:
- a CDS encoding PLP-dependent aminotransferase family protein, with translation MEPMLPPGGRISGARLAVMLGSWRQGGSRQGAADLAAAIELQVLDGQLPLGTRLPAERELADALGASRTLIGAALDRLRENGFVASRRGAGSWIAAPGRRRRGPIVPGAAGSIDFTHASSPAVAGMTAAVDAARVRLADHLGDHGYQEWGLPGLRERIARRYTERGLPTTPGQVMVTNGAHHAFVLVLRMLAGPGDRVLVEQPTYPNALEAIRAAHAIPVPVALDPAGTRGWDIAGIDAALRQAAPRFAYLVVDFQNPTGLRLDAEGRERLGAVLARARTPVVVDETLVELDLTGDPLDGPPPLAAFAGDLAICVGSASKTHWGGLRLGWIRASEDLLGRLVSARYAVDLGSPVFEQIVLTELLGDDTALARRREELRGYRDALAGAVHHHLPEWTFTLPPGGLSLWCRMPEPVSSRLAVAAASHGVQVAPGSRFGVHGGLERWIRLPFSLPPEQSHEAVRRLSAAAASVRGTPASLDAPIA, from the coding sequence ATGGAACCTATGCTCCCACCAGGTGGACGCATTTCGGGTGCTCGATTGGCCGTCATGCTGGGCTCGTGGCGGCAAGGCGGCTCCCGCCAGGGCGCGGCCGACCTGGCCGCGGCCATCGAGCTGCAGGTGCTCGACGGGCAGCTTCCGCTCGGCACCCGGCTGCCCGCCGAGCGCGAGCTGGCCGACGCGCTCGGCGCCAGCCGGACGCTGATCGGCGCGGCGCTGGACCGGCTGCGGGAGAACGGGTTCGTCGCGAGCCGCCGCGGTGCCGGATCGTGGATCGCCGCGCCGGGGCGGCGCCGTCGTGGCCCCATCGTGCCGGGTGCGGCCGGTTCGATCGACTTCACCCACGCGTCTTCGCCTGCCGTCGCGGGCATGACCGCGGCGGTCGACGCGGCCCGCGTCCGGCTCGCCGACCACCTCGGGGACCACGGGTACCAGGAGTGGGGGCTGCCTGGCCTGCGCGAGCGGATCGCCCGCCGCTACACCGAACGCGGCCTGCCGACCACGCCCGGGCAGGTGATGGTGACCAACGGCGCCCACCACGCGTTCGTCCTGGTCCTGCGGATGCTCGCGGGCCCCGGCGACCGGGTGCTGGTCGAGCAGCCGACGTACCCGAACGCCCTGGAAGCGATCCGCGCCGCGCACGCCATCCCGGTCCCGGTGGCGCTCGACCCGGCCGGGACGCGGGGCTGGGACATCGCCGGGATCGACGCGGCGCTGCGCCAGGCCGCGCCGCGGTTCGCCTACCTCGTCGTCGACTTCCAGAACCCGACCGGCCTGCGCCTGGACGCCGAAGGCCGCGAACGGCTCGGCGCGGTGCTCGCGCGGGCCAGGACACCGGTCGTCGTCGACGAGACGCTCGTCGAGCTGGACCTGACGGGCGACCCGCTCGACGGCCCGCCGCCGCTGGCCGCGTTCGCCGGCGATCTGGCGATCTGCGTCGGCTCGGCGTCGAAGACGCACTGGGGCGGCCTGCGGCTCGGGTGGATCCGCGCGTCGGAGGACCTGCTCGGCCGCCTGGTTTCCGCCCGGTACGCGGTCGACCTCGGGTCGCCGGTGTTCGAGCAGATCGTGCTGACCGAGCTGCTCGGCGACGACACGGCGCTGGCTCGCCGTCGCGAAGAGCTGCGCGGCTACCGGGACGCGCTGGCCGGCGCGGTGCACCACCACCTGCCGGAGTGGACGTTCACGCTGCCGCCGGGCGGCCTGTCGCTGTGGTGCCGCATGCCTGAGCCGGTGAGCTCGCGGCTGGCGGTGGCGGCGGCGAGCCACGGCGTCCAGGTGGCGCCGGGCTCGCGGTTCGGCGTCCACGGCGGCCTGGAGCGGTGGATCCGGCTGCCGTTTTCGCTGCCGCCGGAGCAGAGCCACGAGGCGGTCCGCCGGCTGAGCGCCGCGGCGGCGTCGGTCCGCGGGACGCCCGCCTCGCTGGACGCGCCGATCGCATGA
- a CDS encoding YczE/YyaS/YitT family protein: MAQIDLRPVRISRDPVRRSVQLLSGLALYGTSVALVTRAGLGLEPWSVLAEGVMKHTGLTFGTVTGLISVAVLLLWIPLRQRPGIGTIANVVVISVVVDLVRAVLPDQHDLGWQIALLAGGVALNGVATATYVGARLGPGPRDGLMTGLAGRTGWSVRLVRTGIEVTVVAAGFLLGGTVGIGTVLYALAIGPLTQALLPLTTWREKREPEQGH, from the coding sequence GTGGCTCAGATCGATCTCCGGCCCGTCCGGATCTCCCGTGACCCCGTCCGGCGCAGCGTGCAGCTCCTGTCCGGCCTCGCCCTCTACGGCACCAGCGTCGCCCTGGTCACCCGGGCCGGCCTCGGCCTCGAGCCGTGGAGCGTGCTCGCCGAAGGCGTCATGAAGCACACCGGGCTGACCTTCGGCACGGTCACCGGGCTGATCTCGGTGGCCGTGCTGCTGCTGTGGATCCCGCTGCGCCAGCGGCCCGGCATCGGCACGATCGCGAACGTCGTGGTCATTTCGGTCGTGGTCGACCTCGTCCGTGCCGTGCTGCCCGACCAGCACGACCTCGGCTGGCAGATCGCCCTGCTGGCCGGCGGGGTCGCGCTGAACGGCGTCGCGACCGCCACCTACGTCGGCGCGCGGCTCGGGCCGGGCCCGCGCGACGGCCTGATGACCGGACTGGCGGGCCGCACCGGCTGGTCGGTCCGGCTGGTGCGCACCGGCATCGAGGTCACCGTGGTCGCCGCCGGCTTCCTGCTCGGCGGGACCGTCGGAATCGGCACCGTGCTCTACGCGCTGGCGATCGGCCCGCTCACGCAGGCCCTGCTGCCGCTGACCACCTGGCGCGAAAAGCGTGAGCCGGAGCAGGGTCACTAG
- a CDS encoding Clp protease N-terminal domain-containing protein has product MFEKFTQDARMAVVEAQVQARAMNAAEIDTPHLLAGIAAVEPGDGAVLLTELGVSRADITADLDRIRRRGGVSDADAAALTELGIDVDRIVDAVEQTHGQGALAVGRTRPRRGHIPFSDRSKRTLELSLREAQGLGDDFLGPEHILLALARQQGTEDVLARRGVDYETLRGAVVRRRAS; this is encoded by the coding sequence ATGTTCGAGAAGTTCACCCAGGACGCCCGGATGGCCGTCGTCGAGGCGCAGGTCCAGGCGCGCGCGATGAACGCCGCCGAGATCGACACCCCGCACCTGCTGGCCGGGATCGCCGCGGTCGAACCGGGCGACGGCGCCGTGCTGCTGACCGAACTGGGCGTCTCGCGTGCCGACATCACCGCGGACCTCGACCGCATCCGGCGCCGGGGCGGAGTCAGTGACGCCGACGCGGCCGCGCTGACCGAGCTGGGCATCGACGTCGACCGGATCGTCGACGCGGTCGAGCAGACCCACGGCCAGGGCGCGCTCGCCGTCGGCCGGACGCGGCCTCGGCGCGGACACATCCCGTTCTCCGACCGGTCGAAGCGCACGCTGGAGCTGAGCCTGCGCGAGGCGCAGGGGCTCGGCGACGACTTCCTCGGGCCGGAGCACATCTTGCTGGCGCTGGCCCGCCAGCAAGGCACCGAAGACGTGCTCGCGCGGCGCGGCGTCGACTACGAAACCCTGCGCGGCGCGGTGGTGCGGCGCCGGGCGAGCTAG
- a CDS encoding sigma factor-like helix-turn-helix DNA-binding protein produces MTEATDLAARAGDRDPRVGLRAVAALRRLLEQLEAVQVRSARINGWSWQEIAAELGVSRQAVHKKYGRH; encoded by the coding sequence ATGACGGAAGCAACCGACCTGGCCGCCCGGGCAGGTGACCGCGATCCCCGGGTGGGACTGCGTGCGGTCGCCGCGCTCCGGCGGCTGCTGGAACAACTGGAGGCCGTGCAGGTCCGCAGCGCGCGGATCAACGGCTGGTCGTGGCAGGAGATCGCGGCCGAGCTGGGGGTCAGCCGGCAGGCCGTGCACAAGAAGTACGGGAGGCACTGA
- a CDS encoding protein phosphatase 2C domain-containing protein, with translation MPGIAIAERAGVGADGHPRPTEDHVVVLDNAVLVLDGATSSDPSQPPGGWYAERLAHRLAADLRAAPDADLADVLTGAIAAVTTENALRPRQSPSSTVAAVRWLGDRVDALVLADSPVVGFGAFGVDVVSDDRLARLRRRGMLQTGADVRRRRNAHDGFWVAEADPGAAAHAVRRSWRRADVEAVLLASDGVSIGVDQYGLFGWREVLEVARTDGPDAVLDAVRTAEKRDPDGERWPRPKRHDDQALVLVDFTSGGIQGLP, from the coding sequence ATGCCCGGGATCGCCATCGCCGAGCGGGCCGGGGTGGGCGCCGACGGCCACCCGCGCCCCACCGAGGACCACGTCGTCGTGCTGGACAACGCCGTGCTCGTCCTCGACGGCGCCACCTCGTCGGACCCTTCGCAGCCCCCGGGCGGCTGGTACGCCGAACGGCTGGCCCACCGCCTCGCCGCCGATCTCCGCGCGGCGCCCGACGCCGACCTGGCGGACGTCCTGACCGGCGCGATCGCCGCCGTCACCACGGAAAACGCGCTCCGGCCGCGGCAGTCGCCGTCGAGCACGGTCGCGGCCGTGCGCTGGCTCGGCGACCGCGTCGACGCGCTGGTCCTGGCCGACAGCCCGGTGGTCGGCTTCGGCGCCTTCGGCGTCGACGTCGTCTCCGACGACCGGCTCGCACGGCTACGCCGCCGCGGGATGCTCCAGACCGGCGCGGACGTCCGCCGGCGGCGCAACGCCCACGACGGCTTCTGGGTCGCCGAAGCCGACCCGGGCGCGGCCGCGCACGCGGTCCGCCGCAGCTGGCGAAGAGCCGACGTCGAGGCCGTCCTGCTGGCCAGCGACGGCGTCTCCATCGGCGTCGACCAGTACGGGCTGTTCGGCTGGCGCGAAGTCCTGGAGGTCGCCCGCACCGACGGGCCGGACGCGGTTCTCGACGCCGTCCGGACCGCGGAGAAGCGGGACCCGGACGGCGAACGCTGGCCGCGGCCGAAGCGCCACGACGACCAGGCGCTCGTCCTGGTCGATTTCACCTCCGGGGGAATTCAGGGTCTTCCCTGA
- a CDS encoding D-cysteine desulfhydrase family protein — protein sequence MTFDFAGFPDAALAAIPRVDLGGWPTPLHEAPRLGEALGLPNLLLKRDDVHPLGAGGNKLRKLEYHLGAAREAGADTVITFGALQTNHGRQTAAACAKLGLRCELVLTAKVPRDGEAYERGGNIPLDKLFGATVHVCADGEETGRVYDRLVAEAGRDGRKVATVPVGGSNDLGALGYVRATYELAEQLADRGIERARLVVPHASGGTAAGVALAAGLLGDLVVDIACVSHPLDEATENLRDLTAGAAQLLGVAPPSLHHTRMSDSTLGPGYGIPTDAVWNALRLFGSREGVVLDPVYTGKVAAALVEWADDGRFAADEHVVFLHTGGMPGLYGYAPEFAAAVEG from the coding sequence ATGACGTTCGACTTCGCCGGGTTCCCCGACGCCGCACTGGCCGCGATTCCCCGCGTCGACCTCGGGGGCTGGCCGACGCCGCTGCACGAAGCGCCCCGGCTCGGCGAAGCCCTCGGCCTGCCGAACCTGCTGCTCAAGCGCGACGACGTCCACCCGCTCGGCGCGGGCGGCAACAAGCTCCGCAAGCTCGAATACCACCTCGGTGCCGCGCGGGAAGCGGGCGCCGACACCGTGATCACCTTCGGTGCGCTGCAGACCAACCACGGCCGCCAGACCGCCGCCGCGTGCGCGAAGCTCGGGCTGCGCTGCGAACTCGTCCTCACCGCGAAGGTGCCGCGCGACGGCGAAGCGTACGAACGCGGCGGCAACATCCCGCTCGACAAGCTGTTCGGCGCGACCGTCCACGTCTGCGCAGACGGCGAGGAGACCGGCCGCGTCTACGACCGCCTGGTCGCCGAAGCCGGGCGGGACGGCCGGAAGGTCGCGACGGTCCCGGTCGGCGGCTCGAACGACCTCGGCGCCCTCGGCTACGTCCGCGCCACCTACGAACTCGCCGAGCAGCTCGCCGACCGCGGGATCGAGCGCGCCCGGCTCGTCGTCCCGCACGCCAGCGGCGGCACCGCGGCGGGCGTCGCCCTCGCCGCCGGACTGCTCGGCGACCTCGTGGTCGACATCGCGTGCGTCAGCCACCCGCTCGACGAAGCCACGGAGAACCTGCGCGACCTGACCGCCGGGGCGGCGCAGCTGCTCGGCGTCGCGCCGCCGTCGCTGCACCACACGCGGATGAGCGACTCGACCCTCGGCCCCGGCTACGGCATCCCGACCGACGCAGTCTGGAACGCGCTACGCCTCTTCGGGAGCCGGGAGGGTGTCGTGCTCGATCCGGTCTACACCGGCAAGGTGGCCGCCGCGCTGGTCGAGTGGGCGGACGACGGCCGCTTCGCCGCGGACGAGCACGTGGTGTTCCTGCACACCGGCGGCATGCCCGGTCTCTACGGCTACGCGCCCGAGTTCGCGGCGGCCGTCGAAGGCTGA
- a CDS encoding amidase, translating into MTATSLDFTSLATQAARLAAGEVTSAELTATSLGRAHASQPTLNAFRHLRDDEARAEAAEADRRLAAGERAPLLGVPIAIKDDVDLTGLPTAFGCAGEFPCATADAPAVALLRDAGAVIIGKTNTPELGQWPFTEGPAFGVTRNPWHPGHTPGGSSGGSAAAVASGAVAAALGSDGAGSIRIPAAWTGLVGIKPQRGRVPAEGELFHGLTVLGPLARTVEDAALLLDAAAGTPGTFRAAATREPGRLRIGLSTRIPFTATRTRLDPVVEAAVRRLAGSLAGLGHEIVEVEPDYGLIGLTFLPRSLTGVRDWTLRVPDRAGLDPRTRSNAGHGRLLAGPALRLARALEPGLHRRIGSVFGRVDVLLTPTTATPPPPIGTFDGLSGWETDQAMIAACPYAWPWNVLGWPGVNVPAGQTDGGLPLGAQLLGPSHAEERLISLAAQLEEVERWPERHPETSW; encoded by the coding sequence GTGACCGCGACGAGCCTCGACTTCACCAGCCTGGCCACGCAGGCCGCCCGGCTCGCCGCCGGCGAGGTCACCTCCGCCGAGCTCACCGCGACGTCCCTCGGCCGCGCGCACGCGAGCCAGCCCACCCTCAACGCCTTCCGCCACCTGCGTGACGACGAAGCCCGCGCCGAGGCCGCGGAAGCGGACCGCCGGCTCGCGGCCGGCGAACGGGCGCCGCTGCTGGGCGTGCCCATCGCGATCAAGGACGACGTCGACCTCACCGGGTTGCCGACCGCGTTCGGCTGCGCCGGCGAGTTCCCGTGCGCGACGGCCGACGCGCCCGCCGTCGCGCTGCTGCGCGACGCCGGCGCCGTCATCATCGGCAAGACGAACACCCCCGAGCTGGGCCAGTGGCCGTTCACCGAAGGCCCGGCCTTCGGCGTGACGCGCAACCCGTGGCACCCCGGCCACACCCCCGGGGGTTCTTCGGGCGGGAGCGCGGCCGCGGTGGCGTCGGGGGCCGTCGCGGCCGCGCTAGGGTCCGACGGCGCCGGGTCGATCCGCATCCCGGCCGCGTGGACCGGGCTCGTCGGCATCAAGCCCCAGCGCGGCCGGGTCCCGGCCGAGGGCGAGCTGTTCCACGGCCTGACCGTGCTGGGCCCGCTCGCCCGGACCGTCGAGGACGCGGCCCTGCTGCTCGACGCCGCGGCCGGCACGCCAGGGACGTTCCGGGCCGCCGCGACCCGCGAACCCGGACGGCTGCGGATCGGCCTGTCCACGCGGATTCCGTTCACCGCCACCAGAACGCGGCTCGACCCGGTCGTCGAAGCGGCCGTCCGACGACTCGCCGGATCGCTCGCCGGGCTGGGCCACGAGATCGTCGAGGTCGAGCCGGACTACGGGCTGATCGGCCTGACGTTCCTGCCGCGCTCGCTCACCGGCGTCCGCGACTGGACGCTGCGGGTGCCCGACCGCGCGGGCCTCGACCCGCGCACGCGCAGCAACGCCGGCCACGGCCGGCTGCTGGCCGGTCCGGCCCTCCGGCTGGCCCGGGCCCTCGAACCGGGGCTGCACCGGCGGATCGGCTCGGTGTTCGGCCGGGTCGACGTGCTGCTGACACCGACCACCGCGACCCCGCCGCCGCCGATCGGGACGTTCGACGGGCTGTCCGGCTGGGAGACCGACCAGGCCATGATCGCCGCGTGCCCGTACGCTTGGCCGTGGAACGTGCTCGGCTGGCCGGGGGTCAACGTGCCGGCCGGGCAGACGGACGGCGGGCTGCCGCTGGGCGCGCAGCTGCTCGGCCCGTCGCACGCCGAGGAGCGGCTGATCTCCCTCGCCGCGCAACTGGAAGAGGTCGAACGGTGGCCGGAGCGGCATCCCGAGACAAGCTGGTAA
- a CDS encoding TetR/AcrR family transcriptional regulator, which translates to MAGAASRDKLVSTREAILRGALTVVGEHGVGGLTNRRIVAAAGVSLGTLTYHFPSQTALLREAMLLFAEEETAKLGAIVDGYRSDGLSVEQAASVVEHVIAQLPFGADELGAHELYLQAARDPELHEASSRCFAAYDELAVTILTALGVPEPRRLAVPVVALIAGLQLRRLATGETDTPVAEPLMMLIRGA; encoded by the coding sequence GTGGCCGGAGCGGCATCCCGAGACAAGCTGGTAAGCACCCGGGAAGCCATCCTGCGCGGCGCGCTGACCGTCGTCGGCGAGCACGGCGTCGGCGGGCTGACGAACCGCCGGATCGTGGCCGCCGCCGGCGTCTCGCTCGGCACGCTGACCTACCACTTCCCCAGCCAGACGGCGTTGCTGCGCGAAGCGATGCTGCTGTTCGCCGAGGAGGAGACGGCGAAGCTCGGCGCGATCGTCGACGGCTACCGGTCGGACGGGCTGAGCGTCGAGCAGGCGGCGTCGGTCGTCGAGCACGTGATCGCGCAGCTGCCGTTCGGCGCCGACGAACTCGGCGCGCACGAGCTGTACCTGCAAGCCGCGCGTGACCCGGAATTGCACGAAGCGTCTTCGCGGTGCTTCGCGGCGTACGACGAGCTGGCCGTGACGATCCTGACCGCGCTCGGCGTTCCGGAGCCGCGGCGGCTGGCCGTGCCGGTGGTGGCGCTGATCGCCGGGCTGCAGCTGCGGCGGCTGGCCACCGGCGAGACGGACACCCCGGTCGCCGAGCCACTGATGATGCTGATCCGCGGGGCCTGA
- a CDS encoding oxygenase MpaB family protein, producing MARPVVRGTAAWKYFGDFRDVLLAGQVLVLQVAHPVVAAGVRDHSDYTSDPWTRLMRTGASLSIYVYGGKAGARVEAARLRSLHRSFTGVADGKRYSALDPAAYAWVHATLVRVPVDAQRFFGVPLTASELDEYYAQMCDIGRMLGVRERDLPPDWAAFSRYYDSMVAGFTGNAAIDQLFETIRTVTKPVRWLPGACWHWHARIQMFLIRATLPPAFRERLGLQWTDADQRRFDRFARAIRLLATPVPAAVRTAHMRWIGKLNVWLRAHPHIRRLLVRDGARRS from the coding sequence ATGGCCCGGCCGGTCGTCCGCGGCACGGCGGCGTGGAAGTACTTCGGCGACTTCCGCGACGTGCTGCTGGCCGGTCAGGTGCTGGTGCTGCAGGTGGCGCACCCGGTCGTCGCGGCGGGCGTCCGTGACCATTCGGACTACACGAGCGATCCGTGGACGCGGCTGATGCGGACGGGGGCATCGCTGTCGATCTACGTCTACGGCGGGAAGGCCGGCGCGCGCGTGGAGGCGGCACGGCTGCGTTCCCTGCACCGGTCGTTCACGGGCGTCGCGGACGGAAAGCGTTACAGCGCACTGGATCCGGCGGCCTACGCGTGGGTGCACGCGACTCTGGTACGGGTTCCGGTTGACGCGCAACGGTTTTTCGGCGTGCCGCTGACGGCGTCCGAGCTGGACGAGTACTACGCGCAGATGTGCGACATCGGCCGGATGCTCGGCGTGCGGGAGCGCGATCTGCCGCCGGACTGGGCGGCGTTCTCGCGGTACTACGACTCGATGGTGGCGGGTTTTACCGGAAACGCGGCCATCGACCAGCTTTTCGAGACGATCCGGACGGTGACCAAGCCGGTGCGGTGGCTGCCCGGCGCGTGCTGGCACTGGCACGCCCGGATCCAGATGTTCCTGATCCGTGCGACGTTGCCACCCGCGTTCCGCGAGCGTCTGGGTCTGCAGTGGACGGACGCGGACCAGCGGAGGTTCGACCGGTTCGCGCGCGCGATCCGCCTGCTCGCGACGCCGGTCCCAGCGGCCGTCCGTACCGCGCACATGCGGTGGATCGGCAAGCTGAACGTCTGGCTCCGCGCGCACCCGCACATCCGCCGCCTCCTGGTCCGCGACGGCGCAAGACGGTCGTGA
- a CDS encoding CGNR zinc finger domain-containing protein: MEWVFDGGRPCLDLVNTMRNRHDTGVELLTGPEVLAEWLALAGFTTGRVPVTAGNVLAAKALREAVDRVLLADGPPEKMDIDLVNNAAAAAPAPPPRLALVDGVLRREVPAPKDPVAAAFAALAADAIDLAASDAEVRICAADDCGLRFCDASPRRNRQWCSMARCGNRAKARAHYARVSGRE; the protein is encoded by the coding sequence ATGGAGTGGGTCTTCGACGGCGGGCGGCCGTGCCTCGACCTCGTCAACACGATGCGGAACCGGCACGACACCGGTGTGGAGCTGCTGACCGGGCCGGAGGTGCTGGCGGAGTGGCTGGCCCTGGCCGGGTTCACGACGGGCCGGGTGCCGGTGACGGCGGGGAACGTGCTGGCGGCGAAGGCGTTGCGGGAGGCGGTGGACCGGGTGCTGCTCGCCGACGGGCCGCCGGAGAAGATGGACATCGACCTGGTGAACAACGCGGCGGCGGCGGCGCCGGCCCCGCCGCCGCGCCTGGCGTTGGTGGACGGCGTGCTGCGCCGCGAGGTGCCGGCGCCGAAGGACCCGGTGGCGGCCGCGTTCGCGGCGCTGGCGGCGGACGCGATCGACTTGGCGGCGAGCGACGCGGAAGTGCGGATCTGCGCGGCGGACGACTGCGGGCTGCGGTTCTGCGACGCCTCTCCGCGGCGCAACCGGCAGTGGTGCTCGATGGCCCGGTGCGGGAACCGCGCCAAGGCCCGGGCACATTACGCGCGGGTCAGCGGTCGTGAGTGA